One window of the Eucalyptus grandis isolate ANBG69807.140 chromosome 8, ASM1654582v1, whole genome shotgun sequence genome contains the following:
- the LOC120286924 gene encoding agglutinin-2-like — protein MPILPNSGGGFLGLFNASMASEGPRNRIVMVGFNTYVNPEFDPPVHHIGINKNGLSSVVYIGWDPSRTNGDRCSGGLQFHEQEPRVSRSFEDKRAFQIRAIPHFLAKLILRVSFPNQLGSGFQLHFGFYVERHIINSWEFTSDLDVVDPPPLMDKSAPKIIDKYDLHALTDIAKEIGALPA, from the exons ATGCCGATCCTGCCCAACTCGGGTGGTGGATTCCTGGGATTATTCAATGCAAGCATGGCCAGTGAAGGGCCTCGAAACCGGATTGTCATGGTCGGGTTCAACACTTACGTGAACCCAGAGTTCGATCCCCCAGTGCATCACATTGGAATCAATAAGAACGGGCTCTCATCGGTTGTTTATATTGGCTGGGATCCCAGCCGCACAAATGGCGACCGATGTTCCGGTGGTCTACAATTCCACGAGCAAGAACCTCGAGTGTCCCGGTCATTTGAGGACAAACGGGCTTTCCAGATAAGGGCCATTCCTCACTTTCTTGCTAAATTGATCTTGCGAGTGTCCTTCCCGAATCAGTTGGGATCGGGTTTTCAGCTTCATTTTGGCTTTTATGTGGAGAGACACATAATCAATTCATGGGAATTCACTTCAGATTTGGACGTGGTAGATCCGCCACCATTGATGGATAAATCGGCGCCGAAG ATAATTGACAAGTACGATTTGCATGCCCTCACCGACATCGCCAAGGAGATCGGTGCATTGCCTGCGTAG
- the LOC120286925 gene encoding L-type lectin-domain containing receptor kinase IX.1-like, which translates to MPRATPRSLSLQARLFLCCLVCCPLIPCVAPLYFNISSFDTDRRDILYEGVSEATYGHVDLTTLHPPHLYQIGRIKYAKPVRIWDPVTRRQANFSTCFSFTIETDGSANYSDGIAFFLAPVGIPIPPNSAGQFLGLFNGSTANEGPRNQIVMVEFDTYVNWEYDPPVHHIGINQNWLSSLIYARWDPGSHSGKAVNVNVTYNSVSKKLSVFWSFDGKPLSHSKAHQSLSYLVDLASVLPESAAIGFSASFGYHPERHSVNSWEFTSDLDDVDEPRRLWILVVVPTACFLLAISARSCFLAVKWTEKHGYSALTDLDKEIGPLPTKFTYQELLVATNGFADDRRLGRGGSAQVYKGFLSHSNRLVAVKGSLRSPDTPRRNLVPFVGWCQEEGEFLLVYEYMPNGSLDHHLFGARRSLPWAVRYGVALGLASALNYLHEELEQWVLHRDIKAANVLLDTNFTTKLGDFGVAKLIDPQFRSQTTDVVGTCGYLAPEYFISGKATKESDMFSFGVVALEIACGRRGYKDGEVWVALHKWVWELYLASNILGAADEALGSGFRREEMECLMRVGLWCVHPDPARRPKAGQVIRFLQLEDSVPELPHDAFNGPVSHRPSASQLGILESPSAPPIQESVFRKLDKSCLLKTYGNTC; encoded by the exons ATGCCGCGCGCGACTCCCCGTTCTCTTTCTTTGCAAGCTCGCTTGTTCTTGTGCTGCCTTGTCTGCTGTCCTTTGATCCCCTGTGTTGCCCCTCTCTACTTCAACATAAGCAGCTTCGACACGGATAGGAGGGACATATTGTACGAGGGAGTTTCGGAGGCCACGTATGGACATGTCGATCTCACCACCCTCCATCCTCCGCATCTCTACCAAATTGGGCGGATTAAGTACGCCAAGCCTGTCCGCATATGGGATCCTGTCACGAGGCGCCAAGCGAACTTCTCAACCTGTTTCTCGTTCACCATCGAGACTGACGGCTCTGCTAATTACAGTGATGGCAtcgccttcttcctcgctcctgTCGGGATCCCGATCCCACCCAACTCAGCTGGACAATTCCTGGGATTGTTCAACGGTAGCACGGCTAATGAGGGGCCTCGGAACCAGATTGTTATGGTCGAGTTCGACACCTATGTGAACTGGGAGTATGATCCTCCAGTGCATCACATAGGAATCAATCAGAACTGGCTCTCGTCGCTCATTTATGCCCGCTGGGATCCCGGATCGCACAGCGGGAAAGCGGTCAATGTTAACGTGACCTACAATTCTGTGAGCAAGAAACTCAGCGTGTTCTGGTCGTTCGACGGCAAACCGCTTTCCCACTCTAAGGCCCATCAATCACTTTCTTACCTTGTTGATCTGGCAAGTGTCCTTCCTGAATCTGCAGCGATCGGGTTCTCAGCTTCTTTCGGCTACCATCCAGAGAGACACAGCGTCAATTCATGGGAGTTCACTTCGGATTTGGACGACGTAGATGAACCTCGCCGGTTATGGATACTTGTCGTTGTTCCCACGGCATGTTTTTTACTGGCGATCTCCGCAAGGTCTTGCTTTTTGGCCGTCAAGTGGACGGAAAAGCATGGTTATAGCGCCCTTACCGACCTAGATAAAGAGATCGGCCCATTGCCTACGAAGTTCACTTATCAGGAGTTGCTCGTGGCGACCAATGGCTTCGCAGACGATAGAAGGCTGGGCCGAGGCGGGTCTGCCCAAGTCTATAAAGGGTTCTTGAGCCATTCGAACCGCCTGGTCGCCGTCAAAGGATCTTTGCGGAGTCCCGACACTCCGAGAAG AAACCTGGTGCCGTTTGTTGGGTGGTGTCAAGAGGAAGGTGAGTTCTTGCTCGTCTACGAGTACATGCCCAATGGCAGCCTCGACCACCACCTCTTTGGGGCCCGGAGAAGCCTGCCGTGGGCTGTGCGATACGGCGTGGCGCTCGGCCTGGCATCCGCCCTTAACTACCTCCACGAGGAGCTCGAGCAATGGGTTCTCCACCGGGACATAAAGGCAGCCAACGTGCTGCTCGACACCAACTTCACAACCAAGCTCGGCGACTTCGGAGTGGCCAAGCTCATTGACCCCCAGTTCAGGTCTCAGACAACAGACGTGGTTGGGACTTGCGGGTACCTGGCGCCAGAGTACTTCATTAGTGGGAAGGCCACGAAGGAGTCCGACATGTTCAGCTTCGGCGTGGTGGCCCTGGAGATTGCGTGCGGCCGGAGGGGCTATAAGGACGGAGAGGTCTGGGTCGCGTTGCACAAGTGGGTCTGGGAACTCTACCTCGCCAGCAACATCCTCGGCGCTGCCGACGAGGCCTTGGGCTCAGGGTTCCGGAGGGAGGAAATGGAGTGCCTGATGAGGGTGGGGCTGTGGTGCGTGCACCCCGACCCTGCGAGAAGACCAAAGGCGGGGCAAGTGATCAGGTTCCTCCAGCTGGAGGACTCAGTCCCCGAGCTGCCGCACGACGCGTTCAACGGTCCAGTTTCACACCGGCCATCGGCTTCGCAATTAGGGATACTGGAATCTCCATCTGCTCCTCCTATTCAAGAATCTGTGTTTAGGAAGCTAGACAAATCCTGTCTCCTAAAGACATACGGCAACACATGCTGA